Part of the Amia ocellicauda isolate fAmiCal2 chromosome 18, fAmiCal2.hap1, whole genome shotgun sequence genome, aacCTGGATAGAACAAAAACTTCAGACCCTGTAGCTCTCTATGACCAGAGTTAGCCACCGCTGGACTAGAGCTTTGAAAGCAAAATTCCATGTAACTAATTCTATAGCAATGGGACAATATCTTTGACTCTGGCATTGTAGGTTCGCAGCATCACGGTCCCTCTCTCGTGTGGATTCCATGGTGCAACTCAAGGCTCTCTGACTCACCGAGACTCTCCCCACGCAGAGCACTGCTATATGGCACCTCTCCAGTGTGGAGGAGCAGGTGGTTATCAAGCTCAGATGATTCAATGAAACTCTTCTCACACTGACTACAGTTATATAGTCTCTTTTCTGTGTGAATTCTGTAATGTACTTTCAATCGCTGTGACGTAATGAAACCCTTCCCACACCTGTCACAGCAGTGAGGTCTCTCTCCAGAGTGAATTTTCTGGTGTGACTTAAGGTACCCTGATAGggagaaactcttcccacactggtcACAGCTGTAAGGCCTCTCCCCCGTGTGGATCCTCTGGTGAGACTTCAGGCTCCATGACAGGCTGAAGCTCTTCCCGCATTGAGCGCAGCGGTGTGGTCTCTCTCCGGTGTGGATTTGCAGATGTTTATTGAGCTGTGATGAATTagtgaaactcttcccacactggctgcagctgtacggtttctctcctgtgtgagttCGGTAATGAACTTTCAGGTGTCCCGACGCAGTGAAACCCTTCCCACACCGGTCGCAGCGGTACGGGCGCTCTCCTGTATGCATGCCCATGTGCTTCTTCAGCTTGGAGGAATGGGTGAAACTCTTCTCACATTGAGAACAATTATGTAGTTTCTTTTCACTATGAATCTGGAAATGTATCTTCAATCGTTGTGACGTGATGAAGCTCTTCCCGCACTGAGCACAGCAGTACGGCCTCTCCCCCGTGTGGATCCTCTGGTGCAGCTTAAGATTCCCCGACTGGCTGAAGCTCTTCCCGCACTGAGCACAGCTGTACGGTCGCTCTCCGGTGTGGATGCGCAGGTGCTTGTTGAGCCGTGATGAATAaatgaagctcttcccacactggctgCAATGATATGGTCTCTCTCCGGTGTGGATTCGATAATGTTCTTTCAGGTTTCCAGATTTGGTGAAACCCTTCCCACACTGGTCACAGGTGAAGAGCGGCTCTCCTGTGTGGATCCTCTGGTGTAGTTTAAGGCTCCATAGCTCACTGAAGCTCTTCCCGCACTGAGCGCAGCTGTACGGCCTCTCTCCGGTGTGGATGCGCAGGTGCTTATTCAGAGGTGATGAATTagtgaagctcttcccacactgattGCAGCGGTACGGCCTCTCTCCGGTGTGAATGCGGTAATGGTCCTTCAGACTTCCTGATGTagtgaagctcttcccacactggtcACACCTGTATGGCCGCTCCCCTGTGTGGATCCTCTGGTGTAACTTCAGGCTCCCTGACTGGCTGAATCTTTTCCCGCACTGAGCGCAGCAGTATGGCTGCTCCCCGGTGTGGATGCGGTGGTGGATTTTGAGATGCTGAGCCGTtctgaagctcttcccacactgcacACAGTAATTACAGTCCTCAGCGTCTCCACTCAActctgctgtgtttgtgttcacaGTCAGAGGGCAACAAGTACTGAAGGTCTTACTTCCGTGTTGTAATGACAGTCTCTGCACCCTGACTGAGCAAGGCCGCATGAACTCCTGAAGAGGAATCTTCTGTTCGGGCTGATGTCCTCTGCTTTCCTCTCCATATTGCTCCAACGGGGCGATATGTAGCTCAGTACTTGGGTCCTCATGTTTAATAGACTGTGGCTCAATCTCTGTCTTATGAGTTATAGGATTCAACAGGATAtcgtgtgtatttgtgtgaagAGATCCTATAGAAGGTCCATGCAGTCCATTATGATGATACTGGGGTTTAACGTGAAGGATCTCTGGGTCAGTGTGTGGCTCTGAAACATTAACGGTTTCCAGCTCATTCAGCTCGACTTCTGTGAACTCCACTTTAATGATAGATCCAAGCTGATCAATATTTTCTGCAATGTTCCCTTGATCCAGATTCTCAAGTCCCTCTCTTCTGTACTCTGATCCTGCCGGATTGTGTCTTTGTGTATCATGCTCAAATCCTGGCTGCAGTGCACTGAGCTCCTCCACACTGTGACTGGAGTCGCACTCCTCCTTGCAGTGTTGATGGCCAGTGTGAATGCTTTCCCCACTGTCACGGAGAGCACTGGACCCCACAGCTCCTGTAGAGATGAGACAACATACTGTTAGCAGCTCCAGTACTACAGTGCAGTCCCACAATAGAGCTAAAATCATAGGTGCCTGTTAGACCTGCAAACGTAACAACATCCcacaaaagtaatacaaatctGCAGCTTTTAATGTAATAACCCCACTAACGTAATACGTTTTGCAGGGATTTGTTAGATTTGCAGGAAGGTGAAAATCTTCAGCTTTCAAAATTGTAATAACTTCCCACAAATGTAATACATCACTAATATAATCAAAATCTGCAGTTTATACAAGTTGCTAACTCTAAATGTCTTTAACAGCTAATGACATTTTCTTCCCACATATTCTTGTCCTTTACATTCTTGCCTGTTTAGACTGTTTAGCTTTTGAATGGGCTGGACCTGGCCAGACTGGGGGCAAAAAGATGACCATGAAAGGCCAATCTTTAGGTTTATCGGCCAACATGCATATCAAACTATTTCCTTCCGTCTCTTTACTGAGAAGCTCACAGCACTGAATGTCAGGTACAGTATTTTCAATACGTTTCCAATTTCATAAATCTCAACATAATGCAGAGCTAATGACTACAGTGTatcttgttattattgtaatcaagACATAATATAGTAGATATGCCTTCTGcctggcgtcccgtcctgggtgtattcctgccttgcgccatatgcctgctgggatcggctccggcttccccgcgaccctcactaggataagcggttttgaagatggatggatgg contains:
- the LOC136713941 gene encoding zinc finger protein 271-like; the protein is MILALLWDCTVVLELLTVCCLISTGAVGSSALRDSGESIHTGHQHCKEECDSSHSVEELSALQPGFEHDTQRHNPAGSEYRREGLENLDQGNIAENIDQLGSIIKVEFTEVELNELETVNVSEPHTDPEILHVKPQYHHNGLHGPSIGSLHTNTHDILLNPITHKTEIEPQSIKHEDPSTELHIAPLEQYGEESRGHQPEQKIPLQEFMRPCSVRVQRLSLQHGSKTFSTCCPLTVNTNTAELSGDAEDCNYCVQCGKSFRTAQHLKIHHRIHTGEQPYCCAQCGKRFSQSGSLKLHQRIHTGERPYRCDQCGKSFTTSGSLKDHYRIHTGERPYRCNQCGKSFTNSSPLNKHLRIHTGERPYSCAQCGKSFSELWSLKLHQRIHTGEPLFTCDQCGKGFTKSGNLKEHYRIHTGERPYHCSQCGKSFIYSSRLNKHLRIHTGERPYSCAQCGKSFSQSGNLKLHQRIHTGERPYCCAQCGKSFITSQRLKIHFQIHSEKKLHNCSQCEKSFTHSSKLKKHMGMHTGERPYRCDRCGKGFTASGHLKVHYRTHTGEKPYSCSQCGKSFTNSSQLNKHLQIHTGERPHRCAQCGKSFSLSWSLKSHQRIHTGERPYSCDQCGKSFSLSGYLKSHQKIHSGERPHCCDRCGKGFITSQRLKVHYRIHTEKRLYNCSQCEKSFIESSELDNHLLLHTGEVPYSSALRGESLGESESLELHHGIHTREGP